A DNA window from Mastomys coucha isolate ucsf_1 unplaced genomic scaffold, UCSF_Mcou_1 pScaffold21, whole genome shotgun sequence contains the following coding sequences:
- the Tmem265 gene encoding transmembrane protein 265: MEDEEKAAESLVSNMEAAHSPSPIQCCWLRLQYLAATSIICGCSCLGIMALVFAIKAEERHKAGQSEEASYLRARARRLILASFAVWLAVLFLGPLLLWLLSYTIAQAE; the protein is encoded by the exons ATGGAGGACGAGGAGAAGGCAGCGGAGAGCTTGGTGAGCAACATGGAAGCTGCTCATTCTCCATCCCCTATCCAGTGCTGCTGGCTCCGCCTCCAATACTTGGCAGCTACTAGCATTATCTGTGGCTGTTCTTGCCTAGGGATCATGGCTCTTGTGTTTGCCATCAAG GCAGAAGAGCGGCATAAGGCAGGCCAATCGGAGGAGGCCTCATACTTGAGGGCCCGGGCCCGGAGACTCATTCTGGCCAGTTTTGCTGTCTGGCTTGCTGTCCTTTTTCTGGGCCCCCTGCTGCTATGGCTTCTCTCTTACACCATTGCTCAGGCTGAATAA